Proteins encoded together in one Candidatus Methylomirabilota bacterium window:
- a CDS encoding Rrf2 family transcriptional regulator: MRISAKGEYAIRAMLDLAMRHGQGLIPIQEVARRQGIPQRYLEQVLLLLKRAGFLASKRGSTGGYHLRQPPEEISVGAVLRAVEGSLTPFEVGGREPRGRRGGDGDLAELWREVGDAVAAVIDRTTFADLVERAAARRSPSRSMYHI, encoded by the coding sequence ATGCGAATTTCGGCAAAAGGGGAGTATGCCATCCGGGCGATGCTGGACCTGGCCATGCGTCACGGCCAGGGGCTCATCCCGATCCAGGAGGTCGCCCGCCGCCAGGGTATCCCCCAGCGCTACCTCGAGCAGGTGCTCCTGCTCCTCAAGCGCGCCGGGTTCCTCGCCTCCAAGCGTGGATCGACCGGGGGCTACCATCTCCGGCAGCCGCCGGAGGAGATCTCGGTCGGCGCCGTCCTCCGGGCGGTCGAGGGGAGCCTGACGCCGTTCGAGGTGGGCGGGCGCGAGCCGCGGGGCCGCCGCGGCGGGGACGGCGACCTCGCCGAGCTCTGGCGGGAGGTGGGTGACGCGGTGGCCGCGGTCATCGATCGGACGACGTTCGCGGATCTCGTCGAGCGGGCGGCGGCCCGGCGGTCGCCGTCCCGCAGCATGTACCACATCTGA
- a CDS encoding ABC transporter permease — HNRAADHAARIISLVGAASPIFWTGLIALYVFYYLLEWAPGPGRLDTYLAYPPTVTGFLLVDSLLGGRLDVFASALRHLVLPALVLGSFVMGIVARTTRSALLEVLSADYVRTARAKGLGEGPVVGFHALRNAMIPMLTVTGLNFASLLSGAVLTETVFAWPGIGRYAVTASTRLDYPAILGVTMLTAVIYITVNFVVDVLYGVLDPRIRVE, encoded by the coding sequence CACAACCGGGCCGCCGATCATGCCGCCCGGATCATCTCGCTGGTGGGGGCGGCCTCGCCGATCTTCTGGACGGGCCTCATCGCGCTGTACGTGTTCTACTACCTCCTCGAGTGGGCGCCGGGCCCGGGCCGGCTCGACACCTACCTCGCGTACCCCCCCACCGTGACGGGGTTCCTCCTGGTCGACAGCCTGCTGGGCGGCCGGCTCGACGTCTTCGCCTCGGCCCTCCGGCACCTCGTCCTCCCCGCCCTCGTCCTCGGCTCGTTCGTGATGGGCATCGTGGCCCGCACCACGCGGTCCGCGCTCCTGGAGGTCTTGTCCGCCGACTACGTGCGCACGGCCCGCGCCAAGGGCCTCGGCGAAGGGCCGGTGGTGGGCTTCCACGCGCTGCGCAACGCGATGATCCCGATGCTCACCGTGACCGGACTCAACTTTGCGAGCCTCCTGTCCGGCGCCGTCCTCACCGAGACGGTCTTCGCCTGGCCGGGGATCGGCCGATACGCCGTGACGGCATCCACGCGGCTCGACTACCCGGCGATCCTCGGGGTCACGATGCTGACCGCTGTCATCTACATCACGGTCAACTTCGTGGTGGACGTGCTCTACGGCGTGCTCGATCCTCGGATCCGCGTCGAGTGA
- a CDS encoding ABC transporter permease, which yields MTANAVQPVAGPRTLGLTLAGMMRHPRGNTGLVAGTLIVGLWVVVAATAPILAPHSPLDLDVMNRLEPPSAGHPLGTDDAGRDNLSRILYGARITVPIAFAVIAVATIVGSAVGAIAGYAAGRVDEMLMRVVDVVLAFPPILLAMAITAALGPGLRHAMLAIVLVSWPEFSRLMRGQVLSVKNHDYVLAARALGVPAYRVLLVHVLPNAFPPVVVKATLDVGNAIILTAALSFIGLGAIPPEPEWGAMIAAGQAKFEYWWVATFPGLAILSIVLGFNFLGDGLQDWMNPRLRKD from the coding sequence GTGACGGCCAACGCCGTCCAGCCCGTGGCGGGGCCTCGGACCCTCGGCTTGACCCTGGCCGGCATGATGCGGCATCCCCGGGGGAACACGGGCCTGGTGGCCGGCACGCTCATCGTCGGCCTCTGGGTCGTGGTGGCGGCGACCGCGCCGATCCTCGCCCCCCACAGCCCGCTCGACCTCGACGTGATGAACCGGCTCGAGCCTCCGAGCGCCGGTCACCCCTTGGGCACCGACGACGCCGGGCGTGACAACCTCTCGCGGATCCTGTACGGCGCGCGGATCACGGTCCCGATCGCCTTCGCCGTCATCGCCGTCGCCACCATCGTGGGCTCGGCGGTAGGGGCGATCGCGGGCTACGCCGCCGGGCGCGTCGACGAGATGCTGATGCGGGTCGTGGACGTGGTGCTGGCCTTCCCGCCGATCCTGCTGGCCATGGCGATCACCGCCGCCCTCGGTCCCGGGCTCCGCCACGCCATGCTGGCGATCGTGCTGGTGTCGTGGCCGGAGTTCAGCCGGCTGATGCGGGGGCAGGTCCTCTCCGTGAAGAACCACGACTACGTGCTGGCCGCCCGGGCGCTGGGCGTCCCCGCCTATCGCGTCCTCCTGGTCCACGTGCTGCCCAACGCCTTCCCGCCGGTGGTCGTGAAGGCGACGCTCGACGTCGGCAACGCCATCATCCTGACAGCGGCCCTCTCCTTCATCGGGCTCGGCGCCATCCCACCCGAGCCCGAGTGGGGCGCCATGATCGCGGCCGGTCAGGCCAAGTTCGAGTACTGGTGGGTCGCGACGTTCCCGGGCCTCGCCATCCTGTCGATCGTGCTGGGATTCAACTTCCTCGGCGACGGCCTGCAGGACTGGATGAACCCCCGCCTCCGGAAGGACTGA